CAGTCACATAACGATCGTGGTTGACGAGGCCTGATCCGTCAGGCGAATTTCACCAGGAGGCGGATTTTGGGACAGAAGACACACCCTTACGGATTTCGGCTGGTGTCCATCCGGACCTGGCGTTCGCGCTGGTACTCCGAAAAGGATTACGCGTCGCAACTGCAGGAGGACCTGCTCATCCGCGGCTTCGTCAAGGGCCGCCTGAACCACGCGGGAGTCTCCTCGGTCGAGATCGAGCGGCGCAGCAACCGCGTCACCGTTCTCATCGCCACGGCCCGTCCGGGGATCGTGATCGGCAAGAAGGGCGCCGAGATCGAGAACCTGAAGAAGGAGATCCAGAAGCTCACGCCGAAGGAAGTGTCGATCAACATCGTTGAAATCCGCCGCCCGGAGACGGACGGGCAGCTGACCGCGGAAAACGTCGCGATGCAGCTTGAGCGGCGGGTCGCTTTCCGCCGCGCCATGAAGAAGACCGTGCTTTCCTCGATGAAGCTGGGCGCAAAGGGGATCAAGATCCAGGTCTCCGGCCGCCTCGGCGGCGCCGAGATGTCCCGGACCGAGTGGTACCGCGAAGGGCGGGTGCCTCTTCACACCTTGAGGGCCGACATCGACTACGGTTTCTCGGAGGCCCATACCACCTACGGCATCATCGGGGTGAAGGTCTGGATCTACAAGGGCGAGGTGCTGCCGAAGGCGCCCTCTTCCCCCGCCACCAACGAATAGGAGATCGGGAATCATGCTCGCCCCCAAAAGGGTCAAGTTCCGCAAGCAGATGAAGGGCCGCCGCCGGGGAAAGGCGCAGTCCGGGAACACGCTCAACTTCGGCGATTTCGGCGTAAAGGCCGCCGATGCCGCCTGGATCACCTCCCGGCAGATCGAGGCGGCGCGTATCGCGATGACGCGCTTCATCAAGCGCGGCGGGAAGATCTGGATCCGGATCTTTCCGGACAAGCC
The nucleotide sequence above comes from Deltaproteobacteria bacterium. Encoded proteins:
- the rpsC gene encoding 30S ribosomal protein S3; its protein translation is MGQKTHPYGFRLVSIRTWRSRWYSEKDYASQLQEDLLIRGFVKGRLNHAGVSSVEIERRSNRVTVLIATARPGIVIGKKGAEIENLKKEIQKLTPKEVSINIVEIRRPETDGQLTAENVAMQLERRVAFRRAMKKTVLSSMKLGAKGIKIQVSGRLGGAEMSRTEWYREGRVPLHTLRADIDYGFSEAHTTYGIIGVKVWIYKGEVLPKAPSSPATNE
- the rplP gene encoding 50S ribosomal protein L16: MLAPKRVKFRKQMKGRRRGKAQSGNTLNFGDFGVKAADAAWITSRQIEAARIAMTRFIKRGGKIWIRIFPDKPITKKAAETRMGKGKGAPEEWVAVVRPGRVLYEIEGVDEATAREAFRLAAHKLPIHTIFLSREA